The stretch of DNA GCAGGGATTGAATATACTGGTCAGGGATGGTACAACCAAGTAACCTCAGAAGAATTACAATTGATGATTGCCACCGAAAGAGAATCAATTGGTTTAGAAGCAGAGGAACGAGAATTACTAAATAATGTATTTGAATTTGGGGAAGTTACGGCGATAGAAGTGATGATTCCCCGCACTAGAATCGAATTTTTACCTATAAATGCTACTTTTGCCGAATTACTACTCAAAGTTGCCGATACTGAATATTCTCGTTATCCGATTATTGGCGAATCTTTAGACGATATCCAAGGTATTATCGATTATAAAGATTTAGCTGCTCCTTTAGCCGAAGGAAAATTACTCAATGACTCTTCAATTCAACCTTGGGTAAAACCAGTACGCTTCATTGCTGAATCTACTCCTTTAAATGAATTGTTACCCTTAATGCAGCGATCGCAACAAAAAATGGTGATTGTGGTTGATGATTTTGGTGGTACATCAGGATTAGTAACGCTTCAAGATTTGATTGCAGAAATCATTGGTGATAGTAATGATGCCACAGAAATTGAAACTGAATTAATGCAAATGCTTAATGAGCAAACTTTTGTAGTTTCTGCTCAAATGAATTTAGAAGAAGTAAATGAATTATTGGGATTAGACTTGCCTTTAGGAGAAGATTATTACACCCTAGGAGGATTTTTACTCGATCAATGGCAAAAAATTCCCACTTTAGGAGAAACTTTACACTATCAAAATTTAGATTTTACTGTGACTAAAGTAGAAGAAAATCGACTTTATTTAGTACAAATCTATCGTCATGAATCTTCTGATGAGGGTCACAACCATCATGATGATCAAAGCAATTCTAATGATGAAAATGGTTTATCTTCTAAATTAATTGACAATTAAAAATCGGCGTTGGTGAATCAAGATCTGATAAACTTGGTGAGAGCGATCGCTCTTCAAGCGAGGAATTTTTTGGCAGACAAAACAAGGACATCCCAAAATTTAAGATAATGAATTAAGAGCCTAATCGAGTACCGTCTGCCCGACGGAATCTTTAAAGCTTGGGGAGTCCGACCCTCTAGTATCGTTGGGGCAACTCTGCGGTGTTCTGGTTGGTCTGTGAACCAACAATCTTCTGCGTTCTACGCATAATGATATTAATAAAGTAGAAACAATTCATGAATTGTTCCTACAACAGAAAAAAAATAATTAAGTCTATAAAGTTATCACGACTAATTAGACGGATTTGAGATCAGAACTTACGCAAACTTCCAATCAAGGGTAGAGCTTGCCAATTTTATCTATAAATTCAAACTTTTAATTTGCGTAAGTCCTAGCGAAAGGAAAATAGCATTTATTTCGATACGTCTTGGTTAAGACGAGTAATAAACGATATTTCTGGTTTGATTAATTCGATCAGCACGAAAACTCAAGCATCTCTGAGAATGTAACTTAGGGAGTAGAACTAGAATCGGAATTGACATCAGAATCTTCATCGTAAGGACATTTGATCTCTCCACCAACACCTACAATAAAATCATCGAAGTCAACATCTTGTAGATTTTCTCGTACAAGCATAGACCCCGTATCATCCCAGCGCAACATTACACCACCATTAGCTAATTCAGTTAAACCACCAGCAAATTGAGCTTGTTTGTTTTGACCAAGATTATCGAGATTAGTCGAGTAAACAATACCCGCAGGCTGATTGTTAAAAGTAGATTCTAAATAAAAAGCATAGCGATTTCCTGCTATAAAAGTAAAACTATTCAAAAATTCAGGAACCGTATCACCAGCAGTACCTATGAAATCACTGACTTGGTCTGATTCAAAGTCATCTTGATAGTTAGATTCACGATAAATCGTATCTTCAGTGTCAGCCGATTTGACTTCAACTAGTAGTGGAGTTTTTTCTCCAGTATCTAGATTAATCACACCAAAGGTCGATTGATATGCTCCGTGAGATTTGATAAATTGAAAATCTATGATCGTATCTTCATCAAATTTAATACCCTGGTTGTCAAACATTTCGGTTGCTAATGTCGGACGAACCCCAACACAAAAAAGAGTCGTAAAAACAATAGTTGCAATCTTGACGAAGCCAAGGTGCGAATGAAGTCTGGACTTAGTTAGTTTCATCATTTTTTTCCTCATCACCATGAACTGGGATTGACATTGTCGGGTTGTTGTGTATTAACTTGCTCGACAAAGTTTTTGACTTCTTGTATTGTCTGACTGAGTTCTTCGACTGCTGGATTGACGCATTCTTTGTTTGATTTTCTGGCAAAGTGACGAGGACCTTTTGGTGCTGCTTCAGAAGCAGCCAATTGCTCAATAGCTTGATTTAAGTCTTGTGAAAGACTGCTAGCTTGATTAGACATTTGGGTAAAACTGGAACCTCCACCACTACTAAAACCAAAATTAGGAGGCGCGCTATAAGTATGAGTTCCAGTGACGTCTGAATGATTGGGCTTAGATTGAACTAAATCAGCTTTAACTAAAGGAATTCCTGCTAGTATAGTCACTGCCAAAAGCCTTAAAATCCACTTTCTTTCGTACATACGTTCTTACTTAAAAATTTTCAGGTTAAAATCTACCGCCAAAACCAAAACCAATCGCTGTGCCAAACACAAAGCGTGCGCCATCACCTGCACCTGCAATATCACGCAGTGCGGGAGTAAAAGTAATTGGTAAATTGGGGAAAGGAGAAATTGACATTCCAATTGCTAAATCTTGTCCTGTCCATTCGGTAATCACACTGACAGGTCTAGCTACTCGCAATGCTAAAGAACCAAAGACATTAACCGTATCTTTATCTTCGATCATGTCATCTTCGCTACGATATTGTCCGTTGCCAATACCTCCAGAAATAGCCAGGCGACTGAAGGGAGAATTAGTATTTTCTCTCAAACGAACAATTTGTGTAGCAACGCCATAAATAGAGTCTTGAAAATCATTACCGCCACCAATATTCAAAAATCCATTCCAGCCAAAAGCTACTGCTGTATTTTCGGCTAGGCGACGATGTACTTTCATATTAAAGCCACCAGAGCCAAAATCACGACTACCCCCAAAACTAGCCATGCCGTAGCTTAGTTCTGCACCGACAGTTTTACGAGCATTACCAAAAGCAACTCCCATACCGAGAGTTCCATCTGAATCATCGCTATTACCATAACGGGTATCTGATTGAAAACTGGGGCTGATGTAAAATCTACCACCATCTCCACCAAAACCATAGGGATTAGCAATAGTTATAGCTGGTGACCCCGAATTTCTTCTGAGTGGTTTACGGTTTTTGATTTCATCC from Stanieria cyanosphaera PCC 7437 encodes:
- a CDS encoding hemolysin family protein encodes the protein MTGRQFFPLLSIFVLIAINAFFVTAEFSIVSVRRSRISQLVKAGDLQAQTVQSLQRSIDRLLSTTQLGITLSSLALGWIGEEVMAGFVIQTIAKLPLPTMVTEAIAHSLAIPISFFTLVYLQIVLGELCPKSVALIYSEQLAKFFGPPSLVIARIFRPFIWILNQSTRLILRLAGIEYTGQGWYNQVTSEELQLMIATERESIGLEAEERELLNNVFEFGEVTAIEVMIPRTRIEFLPINATFAELLLKVADTEYSRYPIIGESLDDIQGIIDYKDLAAPLAEGKLLNDSSIQPWVKPVRFIAESTPLNELLPLMQRSQQKMVIVVDDFGGTSGLVTLQDLIAEIIGDSNDATEIETELMQMLNEQTFVVSAQMNLEEVNELLGLDLPLGEDYYTLGGFLLDQWQKIPTLGETLHYQNLDFTVTKVEENRLYLVQIYRHESSDEGHNHHDDQSNSNDENGLSSKLIDN